The following coding sequences are from one Odontesthes bonariensis isolate fOdoBon6 chromosome 10, fOdoBon6.hap1, whole genome shotgun sequence window:
- the dffb gene encoding DNA fragmentation factor subunit beta, with amino-acid sequence MFGKNKPVKIRGNSGHRKYGVAAKDVKELLKKGCKLLQLPLSGARVCLYEDGTIVTDEFFPTLLDNTELVLLSKEQTWTGVVCDIGKLLNTDRHADRLIEAATGLLSDEKSSKGRKILTDLLQNLKDTSDLESREEDEDWFNGVEARFKTKSAYMRYNCESRIRGYMKEVDDATRNVQKAKVKVEFLKTSSSLLEMLKTARYNGSYFDRTDKEPNRLCTPQGWFTCQGSFDQEVCRSLHSINPYGSRESRILFSTWNLDHRIEKKRAIVPALVNSLQNHKSTDVNLKYFYQLLFTRENLKLVHIVCHKKGAHNLLCDTKKIFKTPSNAGKAKPKPKVKKRRLI; translated from the exons ATGTTCGGGAAAAACAAACCTGTGAAAATTAGAGGTAATAGCGGGCACAGAAAGTACGGAGTTGCAGCGAAAGACGTGAAGGAGCTTCTGAAAAAGGGCTGCAAGTTGTTACAG CTGCCACTCTCTggtgcacgtgtgtgtttgtatgaggATGGGACCATAGTGACGGATGAATTCTTCCCCACCCTGCTGGATAACACAGAACTTGTTCTTCTGTCAAAAGAGCAGACATGGACAGGAG TCGTTTGTGACATCGGTAAGTTACTGAACACAGACCGACATGCTGACCGCCTCATTGAAGCTGCAACGGGGCTTCTCTCTGATGAGAAATCTTCAAAGGGGCGCAAAATCCTGACTGACCTGCTGCAGAACCTGAAGGACACGTCTGACCTGGAGAGcagagaggaagatgaggaCTGGTTCAACG GTGTTGAAGCTCGATTCAAAACAAAGTCTGCCTACATGAGGTACAATTGTGAAAGCAGGATACGAGGATACATGAAAGAG GTGGATGATGCTACCAGAAACGTACAGAAAGCAAAAGTCAAGgtggagtttttaaaaacatcaagcaGCCTGTTGGAAATGCTGAAAACTGCCAGGTACAACGGCAGCTACTTCGACAGGACTGACAAGGAGCCCAATCGCCTCTGCACTCCACAAGGATGGTTCACCTGCCAG GGATCATTTGACCAGGAAGTGTGCCGGTCGCTCCACTCCATCAACCCCTACGGCAGCCGAGAGAGCAGGATTCTCTTCAGTACTTGGAATCTGGATCACAG GATTGAGAAGAAGAGGGCAATTGTTCCCGCTCTGGTGAACTCACTGCAGAATCACAAGAGCACAGACGTCAATTTGAAATACTTCTACCAGCTGCTTTTTACGAGGGAAAACCTGAAGCTTGTCCACATCGTTTGCCACAAGAAAGGAGCTCACAACCTGCTGTGTGACACCAAGAAGATTTTTAAGACTCCCAGTAATGCGGGTAAAGCAAAACCGAAACCCAAAGTCAAGAAAAGACGCttgatttga
- the c10h1orf174 gene encoding UPF0688 protein C1orf174 homolog isoform X2 translates to MLEMPEQLDDLKPRKRKSSSQVSASGRRCLKSQRTHSAAEGNSAVGSGKAADPVERLSRISCECHQSAGRRRCSASPELGGQEGKENQLRMEQEFDDSCRANGNWDKQEPETMDCEETSKVLFPDDDSNQILPVEQFFGNLDIVQDFPQRPSDTSSSVQRENRRRHFYAREDSDEEEGGLSSMQQEDR, encoded by the exons ATGCTCGAG ATGCCTGAGCAACTTGATGACCTGAAGCCCAGGAAGAGGAAAAGCAGCTCTCAG GTTTCTGCTTCAGGGAGGAGATGTCTGAAAAGTCAGAGGACTCACTCGGCAGCCGAGGGGAATTCAGCGGTCGGGTCCGGCAAAGCAGCCGATCCTGTGGAGAGACTCTCTCGGATCAGCTGCGAATGCCACCAGTCTGCCGGCAGGAGGAGATGCTCTGCATCTCCAGAGCTCGGAGGACAGGAGGGTAAAGAAAACCAGCTGAGGATGGAGCAGGAGTTCGACGACAGCTGCAGAGCAAACGGCAACTGGGACAAACAGGAGCCTGAGACTATGGACTGTGAGGAAACAAGTAAAGTCTTATTCCCAGATGATGACAGTAATCAGATACTTCCTGTGGAGCAGTTCTTCGGAAACTTGGATATTGTACAG GACTTTCCTCAGAGACCATCAGATACGTCTTCCAGCGTCCAAAGAGAAAACAGGAGGCGGCACTTCTATGCGAGGGAGGACAGCGATGAAGAGGAGGGCGGCCTCAGCAGCATGCAGCAGGAAGACAGATAA
- the c10h1orf174 gene encoding UPF0688 protein C1orf174 homolog isoform X1, with amino-acid sequence MLEMPEQLDDLKPRKRKSSSQVRSSRKVSASGRRCLKSQRTHSAAEGNSAVGSGKAADPVERLSRISCECHQSAGRRRCSASPELGGQEGKENQLRMEQEFDDSCRANGNWDKQEPETMDCEETSKVLFPDDDSNQILPVEQFFGNLDIVQDFPQRPSDTSSSVQRENRRRHFYAREDSDEEEGGLSSMQQEDR; translated from the exons ATGCTCGAG ATGCCTGAGCAACTTGATGACCTGAAGCCCAGGAAGAGGAAAAGCAGCTCTCAGGTCAGAAGCTCCAGAAAG GTTTCTGCTTCAGGGAGGAGATGTCTGAAAAGTCAGAGGACTCACTCGGCAGCCGAGGGGAATTCAGCGGTCGGGTCCGGCAAAGCAGCCGATCCTGTGGAGAGACTCTCTCGGATCAGCTGCGAATGCCACCAGTCTGCCGGCAGGAGGAGATGCTCTGCATCTCCAGAGCTCGGAGGACAGGAGGGTAAAGAAAACCAGCTGAGGATGGAGCAGGAGTTCGACGACAGCTGCAGAGCAAACGGCAACTGGGACAAACAGGAGCCTGAGACTATGGACTGTGAGGAAACAAGTAAAGTCTTATTCCCAGATGATGACAGTAATCAGATACTTCCTGTGGAGCAGTTCTTCGGAAACTTGGATATTGTACAG GACTTTCCTCAGAGACCATCAGATACGTCTTCCAGCGTCCAAAGAGAAAACAGGAGGCGGCACTTCTATGCGAGGGAGGACAGCGATGAAGAGGAGGGCGGCCTCAGCAGCATGCAGCAGGAAGACAGATAA
- the b3gnt7l gene encoding UDP-GlcNAc:betaGal beta-1,3-N-acetylglucosaminyltransferase 7, like, protein MDHFFRRKRGGLLKSLISLSLVFASFLMIHKLKLSEKDAAKHTRDASWCGLECFSFKKGGVKTSGWREDSPVPSNELDSQRVSNGTPASWDAQVLNCSENASVKNQDWFRRLDPRFHQFVLHRHCRYFPMLINHPEKCADGEVHLLMVIKSVIEQHDRREAVRKTWGKELTVDGKKIRTLFLLGTPTTGKDTKNLQKLIEYEDLIYRDILQWDFMDTFFNLTLKEVNFLKWFDIYCPGVQFIFKGDDDVFVNTHNLLELIGFKVQDRKEANLFVGDTISKAIPIRNRQSKYFIPKELYDKPYPPYVGGGGFLMSSQLARKLYVTSEDLELYPIDDVFLGMCLKKLNVAPEMHPGFRTFGITRHRVSPMNREPCFYKHLIVVHKLNAQELFRMWSVVHNKELVCAQRTSI, encoded by the coding sequence ATGGATCACTTTTTTCGGAGAAAGCGGGGCGGTTTGCTGAAGTCCCTGATCAGTCTGTCTTTGGTTTTTGCATCCTTTCTGATGATCCACAAGCTGAAACTATCAGAGAAAGACGCGGCTAAACACACGAGGGACGCGAGCTGGTGCGGCTTGGAGTGTTTTTCATTCAAGAAGGGAGGCGTAAAAACTAGTGGGTGGAGAGAGGATTCTCCGGTCCCGAGTAACGAGCTGGACTCGCAGCGGGTGTCCAACGGCACTCCGGCGTCCTGGGACGCGCAGGTTCTCAACTGCAGCGAAAACGCGTCGGTGAAGAACCAGGACTGGTTCCGGCGGCTGGATCCGAGATTCCATCAGTTTGTTCTGCACAGACACTGCAGGTACTTCCCCATGCTCATCAACCACCCGGAGAAATGCGCGGACGGAGAGGTGCACCTCCTCATGGTGATCAAGTCCGTCATCGAGCAGCACGACCGGCGGGAGGCTGTGCGCAAAACCTGGGGAAAGGAGCTCACCGTGGACGGAAAGAAAATCCGAACTTTATTTCTCCTGGGAACCCCGACCACCGGCAAAGACACGAAAAACCTCCAGAAACTGATCGAGTACGAGGACCTGATCTACAGGGACATCCTGCAGTGGGACTTCATGGACACCTTCTTCAACTTGACCCTGAAAGAGGTTAACTTTCTCAAATGGTTCGATATCTACTGCCCAGGCGTGCAGTTCATATTTAAAGGAGATGATGATGTGTTTGTGAACACACACAACCTGCTGGAGCTCATTGGCTTCAAAGTGCAGGATCGCAAAGAGGCCAACTTATTCGTGGGGGACACCATCTCCAAGGCTATCCCCATCCGAAACCGACAGAGCAAATACTTCATACCCAAAGAGCTGTACGATAAGCCGTACCCGCCGTATGTCGGAGGTGGGGGGTTTCTGATGTCCTCCCAGTTGGCCAGGAAGCTCTACGTGACCTCCGAGGACCTGGAGCTGTACCCCATCGATGATGTATTTTTGGGGATGTGCCTGAAGAAGCTTAATGTGGCCCCAGAGATGCACCCGGGCTTCAGGACATTTGGCATCACGAGACACAGGGTGAGCCCCATGAACAGGGAGCCCTGCTTTTACAAACACCTCATCGTGGTGCACAAACTGAACGCGCAGGAGCTGTTCAGGATGTGGAGCGTGGTGCACAACAAGGAACTGGTCTGCGCGCAAAGGACCTCCATATGA